A DNA window from Anaerocolumna sp. AGMB13020 contains the following coding sequences:
- a CDS encoding nucleotide pyrophosphohydrolase — protein MDQKKTVSELKHIVQCFCEERDWDQFHNPKDLAIGISTEANELLDIFRFKTDEQMKQIFLDTQRREHVEEEIADTLFFILRFAQMNHIDLSKAIVDKIEKNSKKYPVEEVKGKNNKYNER, from the coding sequence ATGGATCAAAAGAAAACAGTTAGTGAATTGAAACATATTGTTCAGTGCTTTTGTGAAGAAAGAGACTGGGATCAATTTCATAATCCCAAAGATCTAGCAATCGGTATTTCTACTGAAGCAAATGAATTGTTGGATATATTTCGTTTTAAGACTGATGAACAAATGAAACAGATTTTTTTGGATACTCAGAGGCGTGAACATGTCGAAGAAGAAATTGCTGACACTTTATTTTTTATTTTGCGTTTTGCACAGATGAACCATATTGATTTGTCAAAAGCTATAGTTGATAAGATAGAAAAAAATTCAAAGAAATATCCGGTTGAAGAGGTAAAAGGGAAAAATAATAAATATAACGAGAGGTAG
- a CDS encoding VOC family protein, translating into MKLKNILFVVHDIEKSKEFYRSLFGLEVVSDFGENVILTEGLVLQEKKLWESFIEKGATMGGNDAELYFEENNIDGFLNLLENSKFSVEYLNKCIEHDWGQRVIRIYDPDKHVIEVGETMEYVARRFLKSGMTVKEVTVKTRMPYSQVELIAQSQL; encoded by the coding sequence ATGAAGCTTAAAAATATTCTATTTGTCGTTCATGATATTGAAAAATCCAAAGAATTCTATCGGAGTTTATTTGGCTTAGAGGTAGTTTCTGACTTTGGCGAAAATGTAATCTTAACAGAAGGTCTTGTGTTACAGGAAAAGAAATTATGGGAAAGTTTCATCGAAAAGGGTGCAACAATGGGTGGTAATGACGCAGAACTGTATTTTGAGGAAAATAATATTGATGGTTTTCTAAATCTGTTAGAGAACAGTAAGTTTTCTGTAGAATATCTGAACAAATGCATAGAACACGATTGGGGACAGAGAGTAATACGCATTTATGATCCGGACAAGCATGTTATTGAGGTAGGAGAGACTATGGAGTATGTCGCGCGGAGGTTTCTAAAGTCTGGAATGACCGTTAAGGAGGTCACTGTAAAAACAAGAATGCCTTATTCTCAAGTAGAGTTGATAGCACAAAGTCAACTGTGA
- a CDS encoding DUF5131 family protein has product MAVWNPWHGCHRYSEGCKHCYIHKGDAKRNVNTENIIQTETFYAPTARTKKGEYKMKSGQFVNLGFSTDFLVEDADQWRSECWQMIKERNDLTFLFLTKRINRFMECIPSDWSAGYDNVIVGCTVENQANADKRLAVFQHLPIKHKLIICQPLLEEINLESYLENIELVVVGGESDKYARPLDYSWVLSIREQCQRRNVSFEFRQCGTNFIKDTRHYTLQVKDLRSQAKKADINWQAAKL; this is encoded by the coding sequence ATGGCTGTATGGAATCCATGGCATGGTTGCCATCGATATAGTGAAGGCTGCAAGCACTGCTATATCCATAAAGGTGATGCAAAAAGAAACGTTAATACAGAGAATATTATTCAAACTGAAACCTTTTACGCCCCAACAGCAAGAACCAAAAAAGGTGAATACAAAATGAAGTCCGGTCAATTTGTAAACCTTGGTTTCTCTACAGATTTTCTTGTAGAGGATGCAGACCAATGGAGATCGGAGTGCTGGCAAATGATAAAAGAACGTAACGACCTTACCTTTCTCTTTCTTACCAAGCGTATTAACCGGTTTATGGAATGTATTCCATCAGATTGGTCTGCAGGTTATGACAACGTTATAGTTGGATGTACCGTTGAAAATCAAGCAAATGCTGATAAACGCCTTGCTGTCTTTCAACACTTACCAATTAAACATAAACTCATAATCTGTCAGCCTTTATTAGAGGAAATCAACCTGGAGAGTTACTTGGAAAATATTGAACTGGTTGTAGTCGGAGGAGAATCAGATAAATATGCAAGACCACTGGATTATTCCTGGGTGCTTTCCATCAGAGAGCAATGCCAGAGAAGGAATGTATCCTTCGAGTTCAGGCAATGCGGAACAAATTTTATCAAAGATACCAGGCACTATACCCTGCAGGTAAAGGATCTTCGCTCACAGGCAAAAAAAGCGGATATTAACTGGCAGGCTGCAAAGCTGTAA
- a CDS encoding NAD(P)-dependent oxidoreductase, whose amino-acid sequence MRIYVYDVAEFERDIFKAIQKETTDEIALTNKHLTLETLEEARGFDGVSVLGYSNVSRKVLVKMKEYGIRHLSTRTIGYDHFDMTAVRELDIHAYHAYYNPNNVADFTVMMMLIMLRKAKISICRALVNDFSLDGMMGKEMRSLTVGVIGTGKIGSTVIRNLSGFGCKILANDSYRNPSIEGLAEYVELDRLYKESDIITLHTPLTDENYHMINDESIYKMKKGVILINTARGQLIDTESLIKALEEEQVGGAGIDTLEEETGVMHVHVGTRIVDNRALLYLKQFPNVLYTQHYAFYTQEAIESMVRCGITSIQSGIRGEVTPCEIN is encoded by the coding sequence ATGAGAATTTACGTATATGATGTAGCAGAATTTGAAAGAGATATTTTCAAGGCAATTCAGAAAGAAACCACGGACGAAATTGCACTTACGAACAAACACCTTACTTTGGAGACCTTGGAGGAGGCCAGAGGATTTGACGGAGTTTCTGTATTAGGATACAGTAATGTTTCCAGAAAAGTCCTTGTCAAAATGAAGGAGTATGGTATCAGGCATCTGTCGACCAGAACCATTGGTTATGATCATTTCGATATGACAGCAGTAAGGGAACTGGATATCCATGCTTACCACGCTTACTACAATCCCAATAATGTGGCAGATTTTACAGTTATGATGATGCTCATAATGCTTAGAAAAGCTAAGATTTCCATTTGCCGTGCTCTGGTTAATGATTTTTCTCTGGATGGTATGATGGGGAAGGAGATGAGAAGCCTTACAGTAGGTGTTATCGGTACCGGTAAGATAGGCTCAACGGTGATAAGGAATCTCAGTGGATTTGGCTGTAAGATTCTTGCAAATGACAGTTACCGGAATCCGTCTATAGAAGGGCTGGCAGAATATGTGGAATTGGATAGGTTATATAAAGAAAGTGATATTATTACACTGCATACCCCGCTTACAGATGAGAATTATCATATGATTAATGATGAAAGTATCTACAAGATGAAAAAGGGGGTAATCTTAATTAATACAGCCAGAGGGCAACTTATTGATACGGAGAGTCTGATTAAAGCGCTGGAGGAGGAGCAGGTAGGAGGAGCCGGAATTGATACATTGGAGGAGGAAACAGGCGTTATGCATGTGCATGTTGGTACAAGGATTGTAGATAACAGAGCCCTGTTGTATCTGAAACAATTTCCGAATGTTTTGTATACCCAGCATTATGCTTTTTATACACAGGAGGCTATTGAATCCATGGTGAGATGTGGTATAACCTCTATACAAAGCGGTATTAGAGGTGAAGTTACTCCTTGTGAGATAAATTAA
- a CDS encoding helix-turn-helix domain-containing protein translates to MDWQKCMNQALDYIENNLSGDIDYYATAKILNCSEWEFRRIFSFLAQIPLSEYIRRRRLSVAAEDIKKGEKIIDVAMRYGYDSQAAFSRAFSRFHGAAPSLARDEGVALKTFPRLTFKLILMEGIGMKKNPNHRTNIIGAGEVGYAITLEMDKENIHKTNGSFWDTKGNEVIGTTALPMYGAFVSEEKCHLFGDVSGKKLLEIGCGTGHSLQYHGDHNALELWGIDISENQIDKAEQYLLSCGYSAKLICSPMEEECGIPVNYFDYVYSVYGVGWATDLEGTLTRIASYLKKDGVFIFSWSHPIHKCVASENDSLIFKKSYFDESWYSVALDGGAISLSDLKLSTYINTLTKAGFLIEQMVEESDDEIIQLYKDSDFAKKAKMLPVTFVIKARKL, encoded by the coding sequence ATGGATTGGCAGAAGTGTATGAACCAAGCACTTGATTATATAGAAAATAATCTATCTGGAGATATTGACTATTATGCAACAGCAAAAATACTGAACTGTTCAGAGTGGGAATTTCGCCGAATATTTTCTTTCTTAGCACAGATTCCATTGTCCGAATACATCCGCCGCAGGCGATTATCAGTAGCGGCAGAAGATATCAAAAAAGGTGAAAAAATTATAGATGTAGCTATGCGCTATGGATATGATTCTCAAGCTGCTTTTTCAAGAGCCTTCAGTCGGTTTCACGGAGCAGCACCTTCTTTGGCTCGAGACGAAGGGGTAGCACTGAAAACATTTCCACGCCTGACCTTCAAGCTAATATTAATGGAGGGGATTGGTATGAAAAAGAATCCTAATCACAGAACAAATATTATAGGAGCTGGTGAAGTAGGATATGCCATTACGCTTGAAATGGACAAGGAGAATATTCATAAAACCAATGGTTCTTTTTGGGACACAAAAGGAAATGAGGTAATAGGTACAACGGCACTTCCTATGTATGGAGCATTTGTCTCGGAGGAGAAGTGTCATCTCTTTGGGGATGTTTCAGGAAAAAAGTTATTAGAAATAGGCTGTGGAACCGGGCATTCACTGCAATACCATGGGGACCATAATGCTTTAGAGTTATGGGGAATAGACATTTCTGAGAATCAGATAGATAAGGCGGAGCAGTATTTATTATCCTGTGGTTATTCAGCAAAATTAATCTGCTCTCCCATGGAAGAAGAATGTGGAATACCAGTTAATTATTTTGACTATGTATATTCGGTTTATGGTGTGGGCTGGGCTACTGATCTTGAAGGTACTTTAACCAGGATTGCATCTTACCTGAAAAAAGACGGCGTATTTATTTTTAGCTGGTCTCACCCTATACATAAATGCGTTGCCAGCGAAAATGATTCGCTTATCTTTAAAAAAAGCTATTTCGATGAATCCTGGTATTCTGTAGCTTTGGATGGAGGTGCGATTTCTTTATCGGATCTTAAACTATCAACTTATATCAATACATTAACAAAAGCAGGTTTTCTCATAGAACAAATGGTTGAGGAATCTGATGATGAGATTATCCAGTTATATAAGGATAGTGACTTTGCAAAAAAAGCAAAAATGCTGCCAGTAACATTTGTAATCAAAGCAAGGAAATTATAG
- a CDS encoding helix-turn-helix transcriptional regulator yields MELNTQIKKYRAKMNLSQEELAEKVFVTRQTISNWENSKNYPDIHSLLLLSSLFNISLDQLIKGDIDIMKEEIKESELHKFNHNGSIFTILLIVTIFSIVPLTIFFDIYGFIISIILFIITFIYALKVERFKKQNNVQTYKEIVAFTEGKRLDEIEKNQEIGKRPYQQILLMLGSALLTLFISLLLLWILKAFL; encoded by the coding sequence ATGGAACTTAACACTCAGATAAAAAAATATCGTGCAAAAATGAATTTATCCCAGGAAGAATTAGCTGAAAAAGTCTTTGTTACCAGACAAACCATTTCTAATTGGGAAAACAGCAAAAACTATCCTGATATACATAGTCTTTTGTTGCTTAGTTCATTATTTAATATATCTCTTGATCAACTAATTAAAGGAGATATCGACATTATGAAAGAAGAAATTAAAGAATCCGAACTTCACAAGTTCAATCACAATGGTAGTATTTTCACCATACTTTTGATTGTAACCATATTTTCAATTGTTCCACTTACAATATTTTTTGATATTTATGGTTTTATTATTTCAATCATTTTATTTATCATAACATTTATCTATGCACTTAAAGTAGAAAGATTCAAGAAACAAAATAATGTTCAGACCTATAAGGAAATTGTAGCATTTACGGAAGGTAAACGATTAGATGAAATCGAAAAAAATCAAGAAATTGGTAAACGTCCATATCAACAAATTTTATTAATGTTAGGAAGCGCTTTGTTAACTCTGTTCATTTCTCTTCTCTTACTTTGGATATTAAAAGCGTTCCTATAA